Below is a window of Syntrophomonas wolfei subsp. wolfei str. Goettingen G311 DNA.
TTTTAAAAATTGCCGCCATTTTTTTAAGGGAGTATATTTTTTTGTTTTTCATATCAAAATAGGGTGCAAATAAGAGGTGGAAATGCTTGTAATGGGCTAGAATGCAGCATTAGGCGGAAAATTCCCAAATTAATATGCTGGGAGCAGGGGGGCAATATTTGATGCTGCTTATATGCGGAACTCGCAAACGCTAATACGGCATGATGCGGCTTACAGGGCGGTAAAAAGCGCTGCCGGTTTTAACCCCCTCAAAATAGGAGGATATGGGCTGGTATTAATATTCATTGGCATGTATAAATATCCTGATCAGCAACCTTAAAAGCGACCGCAGGGAGCATCAGTTGTGCCCGAGGGCGCTTCACATGGTCAACACCTGCGGCTTGTCTCGCGGCTCAAGGGGTACTGCGCTAATCTATCTTACAGCTCATCCAGGCCGTATTTGCTTATTTTCCGGTAAAGTGCCGAAGTGTAAATACCCAGAACTTTGGCGGCTTGCATTTTATTGCCGTTGGTTTTCTCCAGCGCTTGAATAATCAGCTGTTTTTCCAGTTGTTCAATGGCGTCCGGAAGGGTAGAGGGATTCGGCTCATCCCGGAAATAAGTGTTTTCCACCATAAGAGGGAAGTGCTTTATGGTGATGCTGTTTTCCCGGTTCATATCCGCCAGGTTGAGGGCTCTCTCCAGCAGATTCTCTAATTCCCGTACATTGCCGGGCCAGCCGTAATTCTGCATAAGTTCAATGGTTTTATAGGAAATCTTATTGATTTTGGTACCTAATTTTTGGTTAATCTTTTTTATCAAATTTTTTGCCAGGAGGGGAATATCTTCGCTGCGTTCTCTCAGCGGGGGGATGTCCAGGCGGACTACATTTAAGCGGTAATAAAGGTCCTGGCGGAATTTATTATTGGCCACCAATTCTTCCAGATCACGGTTGGTAGCGGCTATTACCCGCACATCAATATAAATGGGCCGGGTTCCGCCGATTCTTTCTACCATACGGTCCTGTAATACGGTTAATAGCCTGGTCTGCATGCTTAAGGGCATATCGCCTATTTCATCCAGGAAAATGGTTCCACCCATGGCCAATTCAAATTTGCCGGGTTTTCCGCCTTTCCTGGCTCCGGTAAAAGCTCCTTCTTCATAGCCAAACAACTCGGACTCCAGGAGACTATCGGGCAAGGCGGCACAATTTATCATGACAAAGGGATAGCTGCTCCGGTCGCTGGAGTTGTGAATGGCATGGGCAAATAATTCCTTGCCGGTACCGCTTTCACCGGTTATGAGCAAGGTGGAAACGCTATGGGATACTTGTTCGGCCACTGATTTAACTTTTAAAAAGGCGGGTGATTGGCCGATTAAATCTTTAAATTGCCATTTGGCCTGGTAGCCCTGCCGCAGTTCTTCTCTATAAATATTAAGTTCTTTTTTGGTTTCCTGTAATTTGTTCATGAGGATTTTGGCGCCGGAGATATCCATAAACAGGCTCCGGGCAATGGCTCCAATTATTTCCCCGTCTTTGATAATAGGCAACCGGGTTACTATAGTGTCCTGCCCGTTGATGGTATAGATATCGGCCAGATCTATTTGCCTGGTTTTAAGCACTTCCGGCAAGAGGGAAGTGGGGGTTATTTTGCTGATATGTTTTCCCACTACCTCACTTTTTTCCATACCCAGTGCATCCAGGTAAGTCTGGTTGATGGAGGTGATGATGCCGTCTTTGTCCACTATGACATAAACCATATAAGGACATTCAATTAGGGCTTCGGAGATAGCCCGGAACTCCTTTTCCGTTTCCTGCAAGCGGTGCATCAAAATCCTGGCCCCGGACATATCCAGGAAAAGACTCTTGGCAATGGCACCGATAATTTTATCATCCTTTATAATAGGGAGGCGGGTCACGATTGTATCACGCCCGTTAATGGGCCAGATGTCAGCTTTGTCTATGCGCCCGGTACTAAGAATTTCGGGTAGTTTGGATTCGGGTATTATTTCTAAGATGTGTTTTCCTACCACCTCACCCCGGTCCAAAGCTAAAGCATCCAAATAGGTTTTGTTCATATTGGTGATAAAACCATTCTTGTCCACGATAACATAGACCATATAAGGGCTTTCAATCAAGGCTTCGAATAGAGCCTGAAATTCTTGCTGGGTTTCCTGCAGCTTTTTTAACATCATTTTGGCTCCGGACACGTCCAGAAAAAGACTTTTGGCAATGGCGCCAATAATTTTGCCATTCTTGATAATGGGCAGGCGGGTGACAATGGTATCACGACCGTTAACGCTCCAAATATCAGCTTCGTGTATACGCCCGCTTTGCAGAACTTCCGGCAGGCGGGATTCGGGTATTATATCAAGAATATAGCGGCCTATAACTTCTTTTTTTCCATACCCAGGGCATCCAGACAAGTTTGGTTTATCAAAGTGATGAGGCCTTCTTTATTTACGGCTACATAGACTAAATAAGGGTTTTCAATCAAAGCTTCGGAAAAAGCTTGAAATTCTTCTTCAGTTTCTTGTAGTCTTTGCATCAAAATCCTGGCCCCGGACATATCCAGAAAAAAACTCTGCCCCATTGCGCCTACGATTTCACCGTCTTTTATCAGGGGAAAACGAGTTACAACGGTGTCGTTGCCATTAATGGGCCAGATATCAGCTTTATCTATTCTTCCGGTTTTTAGTATATCCGGGAGTTCGGAGTGTGGCAGTACCTCCAAGACATGTTTTCCGATGGCTTGCTCCTTTTTAAGACCCAGCAAGTCCAGGAATGTTTCGTTCATCAATGTAATGTATCCGTCTTTATTAACGGTTACCAAAGCCATGTAGGGGCTTTCTACCAGGGTTCCGTTAATAGTTTCAAAATTTAATTCCAGCACCTTGAAAGGCCTCCTTTTTTGCAACAAAAAAAGAATGAAATTACTTTACATAATTTTTAGCCTAGCTAAAAAAAATGTCTCTGATTAACTCATCCTTACTTACATTCAAATAGTTTGCAATATCCCCCAATACGGCATTTAGTGTTCCTATTCTTAGGGGATTATGATCTGGAATTGTCATATGATGTTCTTCGCCACAAATTTTTGATGTCAAGCGGATGTGACTGCCAGTCTGCCTTGTCACTTCATAACCATATCTTGCTAGAAGCCTGACCAGGGATTTGCCGTCAATATCGCGCGGTATCCTCATATAGCTACAATCTCTTCTTTGATGAAATGCAATCGAGCTATACGAGGAATATGGCCTTCGTCAAAGTGACAACGAACAGCATCCTTAATTTCCTCTCTAATGGCATCCAGCGTGTCGCTTTCTGTGAATATGGAATGGCCGAGTGCTCGTGCTACATAACCACCCTCTGGAGCTTCTTCAACCAGGAATATGATTTCTTTATCCATTGGATCACCTTCCTTATGCAGCATTATATTCAATTGTACCACTTAAAAAGGAAGTGTTGAAATATAAAGCTTTGCCTGACAGCGACTTCGTTCTTCCGGGCAATTAGATTTGACGGTTATTATTTAAGGCTCAACTACCAGCTTTATTCCAGTGGTTGAGCCTTATTTATCTTGCAAAATGCTGATTGAACTCTTTGATAACCGTTCCCGTAGAAATTTTTATTCATCATGGCTGGTGTAGCCTTTTTCCTGGGCCAGGATATCGAGGTAAATGGTTTCTATATTGGCAATAAAAAGGTCAACCATATCCCCGCCGGGACGCTCATCAAAGGTTTTGAGATATCCTTTGCAGTTGTCACAAAGGTATAATTTATAGGCTTCATCGTTTTCAACATTCAAATAACGGATATCTCCCGGCCGGTCATGGCCACAGTGTACACAAAAGAGATACCTGACCTTCCATTCAGAAAAACAGCGATCACAAAACATGAAGCGCTGCCCGTCTTCTGATTGCAACCTACTAAAATGGGATTTGCTTCCGCAAACGGGGCAGGTGGAGGAGAAATCCCAATATAAGTGCTCGCTAACCAAATCATTGCGGTAAGGTTCGGCAAATATACGCAAAAACGGGCGCAGGGCATGGTCTACTACAAAGAAAAATAATTCGCCAGGGATAGCGGCCGTTTCCGCGGCTTTTTCTATTTCTGTTGTTTGCATGGTGATAAAGGAAGATATAATGTTCTCGAAATTGACTTTATCCAGGTTGTTTTTAATAAGAGCAAGTTGGGGGCCAATTTCCGGACGGGTGGAATTTAAAAAGTCCAGTAGCCGCTCAAATACTTCACGGTAAGTATCAGCTTCAATATGGGGATTAACTTGTAGAATTAAGGGTTTTTTAGTTTCGTCCAGCATTCTTAAAATATCTAGCTGTGATGGTGCATAGACATTTCTCAGCTTTATTAGCTCTTCATTTTCCCAGCTTTCCAGGTTCTTAAAAAAATCGACATAACCATCAGGCAGGGAAACCGGTATTTTATGTTCAAACAATTTTAATCACCTCTAACATTAATTCTCGTTTATACAGTATGCCCTAAAAGACGGGGCAAGTAAAGCAAAAAGGGGGAGTTTTCTCCCCCTTTTTGTATAAAACGTAAACTCTTATTCGGCCTTATCTTGATCTTTATCGCCGTAGGCTTCCTCATACCAGATAGCATGATGATGCTGAGCCCAGTCGGCTCTGACGGTGCCTTTCCACATACCCCAGAAAGATTCGCCTGAACCGGGGTGGAAGGAACCCAGGTAACCGTGCATGCAGACCATGAAAGTGGCGAGAACCATGGCGATGTCATGGGTCCAATAAGCCACTCTTACCAGTCCGCCTGGGAATATGGCCGGGAACCACATGATATAACCGCTCAGTACCAGCAACATAACACTGGTGGGGGTCAACATGGAGTTGCCCTTTTCACCACCGTTGAAACGGGTCTGGGGCGGCATTTTTACCGGAAATCCCAGGAACTCCAGGGGGAACTTCATGACAAATATAATATCATTCTTCCCAAAGCGTAAGAGGTCCTTAATCCATTCAATAACGCCCTTAAAGCCAAAGACTCCGCCAATTACAATTACTATGGTCATACCGACCGCTGCTATTCTGTGCACTAATCCGGCTCCGGCATAGCCGCCAAATATGGCTGCTAGCCAATTAACTCCGTCCAGGAAAAGAACCAGACCGGTAAATAGACAGAGCAGGAAGGTTACCGTGTGTCCCCAATGGGAGAAACGGGCCAGGAAGTTAAACCTTTCCACTCTGGGGACATCAGCTCTATATTCGGGTATCAGTGCCATTATTCATGCCCCCCTTCGCCATGTGCACCATGTTTGTTGGCTAAAAGCCTGGTGGTAATGAAACTGGTGGCAGAGCCGGCGAGAGCCAGCGGTATCAGCCAGCCAAAATAAGGTTGAATCCAATCCTGCCAAAATACGGTATTGCCGGATACTTTGGGGTTTAGAGGTAAATCAAATTTGTCCGGTGTATCGGTCAGAACATAAAGTTTGTTCAGGCCTCCCAGCTCCAGTTTCCCGTAAATGGTGGCATTGGGAAAGCCATTGACTCTCAGGAATTTTACTCTCTCTTCCGCTACCTGCAACAGCTCGTCCCGGGGCCCGAAGGTTAAGGCGCCGGTCGGGCAGGTGCGGGCACAGGCCGGGGTAAGTCCAGCTTCCACCCGGTCAACGCAGAGAGTGCACTTGGTAATCTTATCCTCTCTCTTGCGGTATTTAGGGACCTCAAAGGGACAGGCATAAGTGCAGTACTGGCAGCCAATGCATTTGTCCGGGTCATGGAAGGTTGCTCCCCATTCGGTTTTGGAATAAGCCTGCCGCGGGCAAACCTTCATGCATGCGGGATCGAAACAGTGCATACACTGGTATTTGAGAAAATTCCACTGTACACCATCAACCGGATCCTCGTATTCCATAAATTTAACAATGGTGTAAGTGTCACCATTGGTGTCTTTATGGGTCTGGTAGTTGCCTTTAAATGGTTCAATTACTGCTGGAAGCTGATTCCAGTCCTTACAAGCTACCTGGCAACCGCGACATGCTGTACATTTGCTAACATCATAAAGATTTGTTAAATTAGCCATCCTTAAGCCCTCCTTATGTCGCATAGCCATGCTTTGTATTCCGGAATCATGGTATTGGCATCACCTATATGCGGCGTCAGACGGTTGGCCGGATCGCCGGTAGCATAGCCTTTGAAACCGTAATGCCATAAGAGGCCGATTTCATGAACTGTTTTGCCATTAACAATAAAGGGCTTAAAACGTTTGGTAACGCAAGCAACAGCCTCAATATCACCACGAGTGGTGGAAATAATCACCTTGTGACCATTCTTTATACCTCTTTCTTTGGCCAGCTGTTCACTCAATTCCACCATCATGTCGGGCATAAGCTCTGCCAACCAGGGCAGGTTACGGGTTAAGGCTCCGGTCTGCCAGTGCTCGACCACCCGGTAGGTGGTTCCTATAATAGGATACTTATCAGAGGTACCTTGTTTATCGGGTTCCCATACCTTGGTAGCCGGGTTCAGGTTCTGTTTGTTCATAATATTTTCCGTCGGGCTTTCCCAGGGCTCATAGTGCTCGGGGAAGGGGCCGTCCTTCATAGCACTCTTGGGTGCAAACAAGCAGCCCTTTAGCTCGGGACGCATGATAAAGGGACCGGTGAAGGCCGGCTTATCAGGACTGGTAGGCTTGAGGAAGTCAGGTACATCATCGCCTACCCAGCTGCCCAGGGCCTCGGGTTTCTTCGGATCCGCAGGAATGGTTGGATCCCAACGAATTAGCTGGCGATCTGCATCGCCGGGCCAGGGAGTCATTCCATCCGGCTGAACCGAGCAGCGGTTATAAACTATACGACGGTTCATCGGCCAGGCCCAGGCCCAGTTGGAGAACAGGCCCAGTCCGGTCTTGGAGTTGTCTTTATTGTCTCGGTTCTGGGTCTTATAAATAATCTTGCCGTCTTTATAGGTCATAGCACCGCAGTAAACCCAGCAACCACAGGCAGTTGAGCCATCATCACTCAACTTGGCAAAACCTTCTACCGGCTTGCCGTCAGCAACATTGTAGCCGCAGAGTTCCAGGGCTACTTTCATGAT
It encodes the following:
- a CDS encoding sigma 54-interacting transcriptional regulator, which produces MSGCPGYGKKEVIGRYILDIIPESRLPEVLQSGRIHEADIWSVNGRDTIVTRLPIIKNGKIIGAIAKSLFLDVSGAKMMLKKLQETQQEFQALFEALIESPYMVYVIVDKNGFITNMNKTYLDALALDRGEVVGKHILEIIPESKLPEILSTGRIDKADIWPINGRDTIVTRLPIIKDDKIIGAIAKSLFLDMSGARILMHRLQETEKEFRAISEALIECPYMVYVIVDKDGIITSINQTYLDALGMEKSEVVGKHISKITPTSLLPEVLKTRQIDLADIYTINGQDTIVTRLPIIKDGEIIGAIARSLFMDISGAKILMNKLQETKKELNIYREELRQGYQAKWQFKDLIGQSPAFLKVKSVAEQVSHSVSTLLITGESGTGKELFAHAIHNSSDRSSYPFVMINCAALPDSLLESELFGYEEGAFTGARKGGKPGKFELAMGGTIFLDEIGDMPLSMQTRLLTVLQDRMVERIGGTRPIYIDVRVIAATNRDLEELVANNKFRQDLYYRLNVVRLDIPPLRERSEDIPLLAKNLIKKINQKLGTKINKISYKTIELMQNYGWPGNVRELENLLERALNLADMNRENSITIKHFPLMVENTYFRDEPNPSTLPDAIEQLEKQLIIQALEKTNGNKMQAAKVLGIYTSALYRKISKYGLDEL
- a CDS encoding PAS domain-containing protein, with amino-acid sequence MLELNFETINGTLVESPYMALVTVNKDGYITLMNETFLDLLGLKKEQAIGKHVLEVLPHSELPDILKTGRIDKADIWPINGNDTVVTRFPLIKDGEIVGAMGQSFFLDMSGARILMQRLQETEEEFQAFSEALIENPYLVYVAVNKEGLITLINQTCLDALGMEKKKL
- a CDS encoding type II toxin-antitoxin system HicA family toxin, giving the protein MRIPRDIDGKSLVRLLARYGYEVTRQTGSHIRLTSKICGEEHHMTIPDHNPLRIGTLNAVLGDIANYLNVSKDELIRDIFFS
- a CDS encoding formate dehydrogenase accessory protein FdhE, which encodes MFEHKIPVSLPDGYVDFFKNLESWENEELIKLRNVYAPSQLDILRMLDETKKPLILQVNPHIEADTYREVFERLLDFLNSTRPEIGPQLALIKNNLDKVNFENIISSFITMQTTEIEKAAETAAIPGELFFFVVDHALRPFLRIFAEPYRNDLVSEHLYWDFSSTCPVCGSKSHFSRLQSEDGQRFMFCDRCFSEWKVRYLFCVHCGHDRPGDIRYLNVENDEAYKLYLCDNCKGYLKTFDERPGGDMVDLFIANIETIYLDILAQEKGYTSHDE
- a CDS encoding formate dehydrogenase subunit gamma gives rise to the protein MALIPEYRADVPRVERFNFLARFSHWGHTVTFLLCLFTGLVLFLDGVNWLAAIFGGYAGAGLVHRIAAVGMTIVIVIGGVFGFKGVIEWIKDLLRFGKNDIIFVMKFPLEFLGFPVKMPPQTRFNGGEKGNSMLTPTSVMLLVLSGYIMWFPAIFPGGLVRVAYWTHDIAMVLATFMVCMHGYLGSFHPGSGESFWGMWKGTVRADWAQHHHAIWYEEAYGDKDQDKAE
- a CDS encoding 4Fe-4S dicluster domain-containing protein, which gives rise to MANLTNLYDVSKCTACRGCQVACKDWNQLPAVIEPFKGNYQTHKDTNGDTYTIVKFMEYEDPVDGVQWNFLKYQCMHCFDPACMKVCPRQAYSKTEWGATFHDPDKCIGCQYCTYACPFEVPKYRKREDKITKCTLCVDRVEAGLTPACARTCPTGALTFGPRDELLQVAEERVKFLRVNGFPNATIYGKLELGGLNKLYVLTDTPDKFDLPLNPKVSGNTVFWQDWIQPYFGWLIPLALAGSATSFITTRLLANKHGAHGEGGHE